The Triticum urartu cultivar G1812 chromosome 5, Tu2.1, whole genome shotgun sequence genome contains the following window.
ataggcatcacgtccgtgacaatagatcgaaacgattctgcatctactactattactccactcatcgaccgctatccagcatgcatctagagcattaagttaaaaacagagtaacgccttaagcaagatgacatgatgtagagagataaattcatgcaatatgaaataaaccccatcttgttatcctcaatggcaacaatacaatacgtgccttgctgccccttctgtcactgggtaaggacaccgcaagatcgaacccaaagctaagcacttctcccatggaaagaactaccaatctagttggccaaaccaaacggataattcgaagagagttgcaaagataaccaatcatgcataaaagaattcagagaagattcaaatattattcatagatagactagatcataaacccacaattcattggtcttaacaaacacacctcaaaaagaagattacatcaaatagatctccacaagagagggggagaactttgtattgagattcaaagagagagaagaagccgtctagctactaactgtggacccgaaggtctgaggtaaactactcacacttcatcggaggggctaggatgatgtagaagccctccgtgatgacgaccctcttccggcggagctccggaacaggccccaagatgggatctcgtggatacagaaagttgcggcggtggaattagggttttggctcctgttctgatcgtttgggggtatgtgtgtgtatataggaggaaggagtacgttggtggagcaccgaggggcccacgaggcaggggcgcgccccctaggggggcgccccccaccctcgtgaccacccctttgatcccttgcagtagggtccaagtctcctcgatcacgttcggtgagaaaatcacgtttccgaagattttattccgtttggactccgtttgatattatgtttatccgaaacactgaaataggcaaaaaatagcaattctgggctgggcctccggttaataggttagtcccaaaaataatataaaagtgggaaataaagcccaatatagtccaaaacagtagacaatatagcatggagcaatcaaaaattattgatacgttggagacgtatcagtaagcCCAACGTGTTAGAATACAAGTTGTATAGGGATAGGAAAGTGGTTTAACTTGTATCCCTGTCTATCTCTTCTTCTCTCCCGTATCTTCTGTAAACCTCCCGAGAGGATCATGATCGATCTTTCAACTTGTACATCAAGGCATTGGCCATATAtatactgttggaaatatgccctagaggcaataataaaatggttattattatatttctttgttcatgataattgtctattgttcatgctataattgtattatccggaaatcgtaatacatgtgtgaatacatagaccacaacacgtccctagtgagcctctagttgactagctcattgatcaaaagatagtcatggtttcctgactatggacattggatgtcattgataacgggatcacatcattaggagaatgatgtgatggacaagacccaatcctaagcatagctcaaagatcgtgtagttcgtttgctgtagcttttctgaatgtcaagtatcatttccttagaccatgagattgtgcaactcccggataccgtaggagtgccttgggtgtgccaaacgtcacaacgtaactgggtgactataaaggtacattacaggtatctccgaaagtgtctgttgggttggcacgaatcgagactgggatttgtcactccgtatgatggagaggtatctctgggcccactcggtaatgcatcatcataatgagatcaatgtgatcaagtggttgatcacgggatcatgcattacggtacgagtaaagtgacttgtcggtaatgagactgaacaaggtattgggataccgacgatcgagtctcgggcaagtaacgtaccgattgacaaagggaattgtatacagattgattgaatcctcggcatcgtggttcatccgatgagatcaccgaggagcatgtgggagccaacatgggtatccagatcccgctgttggttattgaccggagagtcatctcggtcatgtctgtatgtctcccgaacccgtagggtctacacacttaaggtttggtgacgctagggttgttaggaagacttgtatgtgattaccgaatgttgttcggagtcccggatgagatcccggacgtcacgaggagttccggaatggtccggaggtgaagatttatatgtaggaagttgtcatacggtcaccggaaaggttcgggggcatatcggtattgtaccggggccactgaaagggttccgggggtccaccgggaggggccacctctctcggagggcctaatgggctgtagaggaaagggaaccagccctacatgggctggccgcatcccccccttgggcccatgcgcctagggttgggggggaaaccctaaagggggcgccccccttgcttggggggaaagccccctccccttggccgccgcccccctctaggtctcatctagagggggccggcccccttcctccttcccctataaatagaggggcaaggggagggctgcacacaacatctaaggcgcagcccctcctcttcccaacacctctcctcctccgtaagagcttggcgaagccctgccggagtactgcagcttcaccaccaccacgccgtcgtgctgctgttggagccctcttcctcaacctctccctcctccttgctgaatcaaggcgcgggagacgtcctcgctccgtacgtgtgttgaacgcggaggtgccgtccgttcggcgctaagatcttcggtgatttggatcacgacgagtacgactccatcaaccccgttctcttgaacgcttccgctcatgatctacaagggtatgtagatgcactcctctctccctcattgctagatgactccatagattgatcttggtgatgcgtagaaaattttaaaattctgctacgttccccaacagtggcatcatgagctaggtctatgcgtagttactatgcacgagtagaacacaaagcactTGGGTCAGATGATGCAACAAATTATAGAAGCATTGTAGGTGCATTATAGTACTTGACTCTTACACGTCCTGATATTTCATATTCTGTTAACAAAGTATGTCAATACTTGCATGCTCCTACTACTTCTCATTGGACAACAGTCAAAAGGATTTTGAGGTATCTCAAGTTTACAGAGGGACTTGGTCTTCAGATTGTCAAGTCTTCATCTATGCTTGTGTCAGCCTACTCTGATGCAGATTGGGCAGGGTATGCTGATGATAGAAGGTCAACAAGTGGTTTTGCTGTATTTCTAGGAACAAATCTTGTGTCATGGAGTGCAAGAAAACATGCAACAGTCTCAAGGTCAAGCACTAAGGCTGAGTATAAAGCTTTGGCTAATGCAACGGCTGAAGTAATGTGGATTCAGACATTGTTACATGAACTTGGAATTAAAGTTCCACAGGTTGCAAGATTATGGTGTGATAATATTGATGCAACCTATCTTTCAGCTAATCCTGTTTTTCATGCACGGACAAAACATATTGAAGTTGATTTTCACTTTGTCAAAGAAAGAGTGACACGCAAACTGCTTGATATAAGGTTTATTCCAACAAGTGATCAACTTGCTGATGGATTCACAAAGCCTCTGACAATGAGGAGGTTATATGATTTCAAGTACAATCTCAACCTTGGCAAACAGGGTTTAGATTGAGGGGGAGTGTTAGAATACAAATTGTATAGGGATAGGAAAGTGGTTTAACTTGTATCCATGTCTATCTCTTCTTCTCTCCTGTATCTTCTGTAAACCTCCTGAGAGGATCATGATCGATCTCTCAACTTGTACATCAAGGCATTGGCCATATATATACATCGCGGCCCGAGACAAAGGGTTCTACGCTTCCTCATACAACGGCCCGTCACGCGCTATGACCAGCTCGCGCACGTTTGCGCCTTACCTTTGCCGTGTTGTAaattcattatttgataaaatcTAAGAGCATAAATcaactcttataaaaagcataaATCCATTCTTTTGAAGAAGAGAGCATATCTCACATGaatgtttttttttcttctgtaATCCAAAGAGGCTCTGAAGGAAACCACAACCCTTATTCCGGCCcatttcactctctctctctctctcagtcTCTCTCCTACGACCCCGGCCCAAGAGGGAAACCACAACCACCCCacctcccctcttcctcctcctccccaaATCACAAACACCGAAGAAGAGAGGAGACGAGAAAGgggatcgccgccgccgccgccgccgtcgcccagGATGACGTCGATGCTGTCCGCGTTCTCGTCGTGGTTCGTGAACCCGCGCCGCAACCCGCTGGCCCGCATCCACATGCTCACCATCTCCAACCGCCTCAAGAACTACGGTAACCTCCGATCCGATCCGATACTTCGTCGTCTCAATCGTACTGTAGATCTGATCTCCGCGCGAGACCTGGTGATCTGAATGCGTGCGTGCGTGATTGCTCCAGGCCTGAGGTACGACGACCTGTATGACCCCTACTTCGATCTGGACATCAAGGAGGCGCTCTGCAGGCTGCCCCGGGAGGTGGTCGACGCCCGCCACCAGCGTCTCAAGCGCGCCATGGACCTCTCCATGAAGCACCAGTACCTCCCCGACGACGTCCGGGTCCGTCCCTCTCCCTGCCCCCTCCCGCCCCGCCCTCTAATCTGCGCGGATCTTTCTCGATTCGCGTGCCCACGTGCCTCCGGTTTGTGGGATGTGGATATGGCGTACGATTTACCTGATCGATCCTGGCCTTCTCGAGGGCCTGTGCGGTAGCTGCGATTTCTCTTTGTGTTATGGCTGATGAGAAATTGGATCTTTTGCCCCACTTTACTTCTCCATAAGATcatttgccccccccccccctgagaGGCTACCGGGGGGGGCCCGGGGCCCCTGTCATTGAGACAATCACAGGGCAAATCATCCAATCCCCCGGCTGATGGTTGCGCGTCTAGCGAAATGAATGGGGAAAGTGAGGTGCATAGTGCATTTCGGTTGCGTATGTGGTCTAGATGAATCTACTGGGATGGTGTCTCGGATGCTCCATTCGGTTCATCCACGCTGCATTGCAATTCGCACTATTGTTTGTTGCCTAAGAAACCGGTGAATTAGATGCTGGAGATTTCAATAGTTTGGAGGAGAGAAGTTGTACCCAGCAATTATGGAATTCATATCTGAGTGAGAAATGGTCATGGTTTAGGTTTGAATAGAATTTGAAATGTCACATGAGAATAAAGGATTAGGTTTGATAATAAAGCATAAAATTGTTGAAATCTATTATATTATACTAGCGAGTCAGATTATTGTTCACAATTTTTGCACGGTTTAATTAGTCCTGTGGTCTTATGGTGTCATTTTTCAGTATGTAGTTTGAATCGCTATTTATGATGCATCGATTGTTTCGAGGTTTATATGTATTTTGGTGTACAAAGTTCTTTCTCTGGATGCATTTTGCTTAGATGGGTTTGAATGAATACCCAGCCTGTTGATTTATTCTTCAGTGCTGAAGATGTTATAGATTATTTCCCCCCTGAAGATCCATTAACTCATATGACCTGTGAAGTGCTGATGTGTGAGAAACAGGTCATTATGAACTAACCATTCTTTCAGGTTCAGTAATCAGCTGTTGATTACCATTACACTAGCTATTATCAAACATATGTAATAAACACAGGTCTTCTGAAACCTTTATTTTTTCTGTACAGGCACTACAGACACCATTCAAAAGCTATTTGAGCGACATGCTGGCTCTGGTAAGTGCATTTGCTGATGCTTGCCTTTTGTATTTTCATGTATTAATAACTTACGATATTCTGTATGCTGCTTTGAAATATTTACCCACTTCAAGTACAAGTGTGCTACATTTCGGTCATGCTGTAGACTTCAGCCTTGCACTTTTCTGCATCACCGTGTTTATGCAACATGTATAGATTAGCTTCAACTGCCAATCCGTTAATAGTGTTTGGTACTATGAGCCGGACGGAGAATGGACCTTCTGATACAAACTCATTTGTCTGATTTGACGAATGGAGTGGGTTGATCCATCATCCCAAAACCATTGGATGGCCCCATGATTGGGCAATCCATCATAGGATGAGGTGTGATGCCTCAAATTAAACACCCTATGTGTTTTATGTAAAGCAGTTTCATCAAGTTCCTCCCTAAACCATGCTATCTTGTAGTTTTCTTATCCTTTACATCTTTGACCCTGAATATTAATCTCGCTCCTTACTTTTCTTGGCCATTTTGCATTTAGAGCATGTTTTGTGAGATGAGTAGTTGAGTACAAGATGGTACAAGCATACAGCCATAAAATTTGTGAATTCATGATCTATGTATGTAAGGTGGGACTGATGTATATAGCATCCCAACACCTCTGCCAACTTAGTTTGGCAGTTCCTAGAACTAATTATTATTTCTACATACAAGTATTTCTCCAAACAAGACTGGTGTTAACCTAAATAATTCCTGGGCTTCAAGCCGGTGTTTTGATATTATCCTGTGAAGCTATTTACCATTTCAATACCATTAAGACCTGTTCCAAGTTGGCTAATGTTTTGATCTCACATTCTGTTGCAGGTGAAAAAGGAGGCAGCAGAGCGTAAAGCACTGGGAGCCCTTCCTCTCTACGAGAGAACCCTTCCTTGAAGACATTTTCCTTGATATGCGCCACAGCTTTTGCTCCTTGTAGCATCACAATGCATGAAATAAAATGCAGATTATGACACTGTTCCTCCTTCGGGTTTCATGTCCATTGCCTGTAGCAGTTTCTTGTGCCCCTTCCCAAATTAATTGCGACAGAATTTCTGTTGCTGTTGCTGATATAAAAGTTTATTTTGGTTGATGGAATTGTTGCTATAGAAGTCTGAACAACTCTGCTCTTGGTCTTTTTTCCATTGAGCAACGTTTTTGTTGCTTGCTTCTGGGTTTACGCTGCCCATTTCGACAGATCTGTGGTGCTAGTGATCTGCTATGTTCCGTGAATTGTTCTTCCGAGCTTGCCTACAGATGTTTCTTTCTCAAAGTTCTACAGTGCCGTAAACCAACTACAAATTGTCCTAGTAAGAACTTGAAAGAAAATCCAAATATGCATGCACAAGAGGGTGCATAAGGTATCATTGTTCATACTCCAACTAGCCCGTTACCTGTCCCCTGTCTTCTCACCCCCCATGTTGGGGTAAATCACCCTGTTGCAGTacgttttgttttgttttgtttttcaaGTTCTTCCTTCTCCGTTTCATCTCCATTGGGTCAAGCTTGCTCGTGAAGGATGCCGGTGCTCTTGCATGGCCCCCGCATGTGCTTTACGTCTTATACGCTGATGTCCTTTCCCTATTCAGGATCATGCTCTCATCAACACATGTAGCATGCACGTCAGGCCATGGTGCCCTAGCGAGGCTCCATTAACGTGGATCGCTGATCACCGGTGAGAGAGGGATCTGGGCCGTGGTTGCCGGAGATGGGCGTGGAGTCAACTGGCTGGAGGTTCGGGGGGAAGGAAGGCGATGGCCCATTGTGCCTTTCTCTTTTGGATCTCTTTTTCACTTGTTCTGAAATTTTAGAgattcctccgttcctaaatataaatATTTTTAGAGATTCTAGTATAgactacatacaaagcaaaatgagtgaatttaCACTCTAAAATATATCTATATGTATATATCCGTGTGTAGTGCTTTGAAATccctaaaaagacttatatttaggaacagagtaAGTACTTTTCACGATGATAACTTAGTTTGTTTTGGTAAAAAAAAGTTTTTTTATAGATTAAAGGAAATATTTTAGTCAAGTCGTTCCTCGGTGACGTCCTTCCTGGTGGGAAGCATTACATGACTGTTGCCAATCCAACAAGCAGAGCGTTGGCTAGTTCTACCATAGCAAGCAACGAAAGATGTGTCACGAGAATTTGTTTTATTGAGACTCTTCTGGTTTTCTCTCAAGGATGATGCGGAAGTATGGTTTAATTGATTACCATACGGTAGTATAATCAGCTGGAAAATGTGTGCAGAGAGGTTTGTGGCTAAATTCCTTCCTGGCTCTAAAATCACCAAACTAAGAAGAAATCTTAATTCCTTTGTTCAAGGAGTAGAAGAGAGTTTATATGAAGCTTGGGAGAGATGCTCTAAAATTTTAAATCTTTTCCCTAACCATGGTTATGCTGACTGTTATACACCATATGTTCTATCATGGAATTAATGATGAATCCAAGTCTACTCTTGATTTGAGTGCAAGTGGGCGTTTTATGGCTTTAAATCTTGAAGAAGGAAAATCACTCATCGAAATAATTATGACTACTAAGGAGCAATGGAATATTGAATAACCAGTGAAGCCAACATGAAAAATCTATCatgttgaagaaatggaagaatTTGAAAATGTTGCTCAAGAAAAAGGTAAACCTATTGAATAAGTTATTAATGAAAAAGTGGATATATTTAGTATTTATCAACAGGAAGACGAGCTTAGAGAGACGATGAATAAATTTAAGCTTCACCAAGAGAATTTCAACAAGGATCTTCGAAGGTGTATTTACCATAATGAAAAGGTTATATCTTATCTCTCTGAAGAAGTAGATGGCTTGAGTCATGCCATAAAAAATCTTGATAAACATTCCTGCATGATAGAAACTCAATGCTCGCAAATTTCTGAAACTCAATCTTCGATTCTTGCCCAACTTGATAAAGATAATCTTGTTTCTTATAACTGGATTGACACTCGTAGTGGTAAAAAAAGGCATGACCCTAAAGGACCTGCATGGTACGAGAAGGAACAAGCAGCAAACAGGAGAGAAAGTCAGAGCCAGACCCAAGAAGATAAAGAAGTCCTCTACGACAATCCAGAACAGGAAGAACCCGTCCGACAAGATGCACAAGATAATGAAGTAGAAGGGGAGAATGACAAACAAGTTGATCCCAACACAGAAACCGTCGATGGtgaatgaagaagaagaagctgccgCAGAAGCTGATAGAACTGTAGAACCTAGGTGGAAAAAGAGACTAGACCACCCTATCCAACAAGGGGTGGAAACAATCAAGCTTCGAGGAATCAAGATAAAGGTAAAGAGAAGGAGAAAGAAAAAGATAAATGTAAAACAAAGAAAAACCTCCCTTACCCTATAACTGTTAGACCACCTTCAAATGATGAACTCTTGAAAATCTTAGAGTTCCATTGCATGTGACCGAAATATTAAACATTCCCACTTTTGCTAAGTTCATGTGTGATATTGTTAACAATAAAAGAAGTTTGAATCTGAAAGAATAGGTGACTATGATAACAAAGTACCCATTTGAGGACAAGGTACCTAGGAGACCCAGGTATACGTACAATCTCTTGTTCAATTAGTAATCTCGATATAAATAACGCTCTTTGTGATATTGGAGCTGGAGTCAGTGTGATGCCCCTAGCTCTCTATCACAAATTGAATTTGGAGAATGCGTTCCCACAGGTATAACCTTGCAGGCACCATACATCGGCGGCTTGCCAGGCCACGAGGCAGAGCAGCGGGTCCGCGCCGAAGACAAGGCCCAACCACCATACCAAATTGCCGACACCTCCTCATCCTGCCGCCATCACCATGGATCTGGTAGCTTAGCTAGCTTGCTAGTACTTGATTGATCGGTCGATCTTGGTCGGGAATCAAAGGAGATGAGGATGGATGGA
Protein-coding sequences here:
- the LOC125511051 gene encoding cytochrome b-c1 complex subunit 7-like, yielding MTSMLSAFSSWFVNPRRNPLARIHMLTISNRLKNYGLRYDDLYDPYFDLDIKEALCRLPREVVDARHQRLKRAMDLSMKHQYLPDDVRALQTPFKSYLSDMLALVKKEAAERKALGALPLYERTLP